In Methanosarcina barkeri MS, a single window of DNA contains:
- a CDS encoding translation initiation factor IF-2 subunit beta, producing the protein MYDYEELLNRAMAKMPDTETTDARFVIPEPRIFSEGKTTILENFGNIADILNRDPDHLMKYLTRELGTAGKIEGTRAVFQGRFTRAQISDNIQAYVDEYVMCSECGRPDTQLVKVDRVLVLRCSACGAHRPVKKRKVSNVVVRDAIEEGGTYELRIDAVGSKGDGIAKIDKYTVFVPGASKGDVVKVKIKKISGNLAFSERI; encoded by the coding sequence ATGTACGATTACGAAGAGCTTTTGAACCGTGCAATGGCAAAAATGCCTGACACCGAGACTACGGATGCTCGATTCGTAATCCCTGAGCCCAGAATCTTTTCCGAAGGAAAAACTACAATTCTTGAAAACTTCGGAAATATTGCAGATATCCTTAACCGGGACCCTGACCACCTGATGAAATATCTCACCAGGGAACTTGGGACTGCAGGGAAAATAGAAGGCACACGTGCAGTCTTCCAGGGAAGGTTTACGAGAGCCCAGATCTCTGATAACATTCAGGCTTATGTGGACGAATACGTTATGTGTTCGGAATGCGGACGCCCGGACACCCAGCTTGTCAAAGTGGACAGGGTACTTGTCCTGAGATGTTCTGCTTGCGGCGCTCATAGACCTGTCAAGAAGAGAAAGGTCAGCAATGTAGTTGTCAGGGATGCCATCGAAGAAGGCGGAACCTATGAGCTCCGGATCGATGCAGTCGGGTCCAAAGGTGACGGAATTGCAAAGATAGACAAGTATACGGTTTTCGTACCCGGAGCCTCAAAAGGCGACGTGGTCAAAGTAAAAATAAAGAAAATCAGCGGAAACCTCGCCTTTTCAGAAAGGATCTGA
- a CDS encoding tetratricopeptide repeat protein, with protein sequence MPIGPTTYFGKDRVFVDREVCIQTFRENIQNSGNLEYNVLFYHGIAGIGKSKLQKELQKILDDEYPEILWAAIDLNTKTYREVGTFLIALRNKIQEKYKAKFYLFNIAHAIYWKKLHPEIPLLEENYPVIKEGKFVSKIIDVLNEFGPARSIWDIINNAPENIKRFFKEQAIDINKIVAMEASEIEKLLPGFFAADFTSYLGMNSKACMNSKAYIFIDTYEALWDGLRNKGGFHEKDEWIRENLIPNMKGVSWVICGRNELLWVPECDEDWKMYLEQHPVDELPESYCQEFLEDCGIENKDIQNVIIKASEGVPYYLNLSVDTYEKISKKRQPVSEDFGKTQKEIFNTFVKYLNDNEIRALKVLSVPNSWDRALFEILMRKFDSGYPAGAFSELIKFSFIKKDTDGKCSVHQLMRKSLKEFHDPTDRKNIHKYLLDFYSKKLENIDIKEITPEHENALTEAFYHAKEALEAEELCEWFISVSGPFDRAAFWQLTTPIYEEMLQILETELEPGHKSVLITRNNLASSYCNMGKYEKALSLYNRSLEIMEKVLGPQHPFATTILNNLAVVYSKVAEYEKARFLYQMVLEIKEKSLGPQHPDVATTLNDFATLYSNMKKYEKALPLYKRALEIREKTLGTQNSDVAITLNNLATLYREIEDCEKAMHFYQRSLDINEKVLGPQHPDVAATLNNLAGLYRNVGEYEKALSLYNRSLEIMEKVLGPQHPNVAATLNELAVLYSEIGEYEKALLFYKRSLEISELVLGTQHPDVAIILYNLAVIYHTMTEYKKALPLYKRALEIRENVLGTQNSDVAITLNVLATLYIQIGEREKALPLLQKSLEIYEVLGIQNVDVAIILHLLATLYRNVGEHEKALPLYQKALEIYEVLGIQNLDVAIILYNLAVIYHKMAEYKKALPLYKRALEIREKTLGTQNSDVAITLNDLAALYFQRGEDEKALPLYQKALEIYEVLGMQNLDVAATLNNLAELYYQRGEYEKELPLYQKALEIYEILDIQNLTVSMTLNNLAEFYYQRGEHEKALPLLERSLEILENKFGPDCPYIEMIENKIFKILMTNASTS encoded by the coding sequence ATGCCAATCGGTCCTACAACATACTTTGGAAAAGATAGAGTATTTGTTGATAGGGAAGTCTGCATTCAGACTTTCAGAGAAAACATCCAGAATTCGGGAAATTTAGAATACAACGTACTATTTTATCATGGAATTGCCGGAATCGGGAAAAGCAAGCTGCAGAAAGAATTGCAAAAGATACTGGATGATGAGTATCCCGAAATACTCTGGGCAGCTATTGATCTGAACACAAAAACTTATAGAGAAGTCGGAACTTTTTTAATCGCCCTGAGAAACAAGATTCAGGAAAAATACAAAGCTAAGTTTTACCTTTTCAATATTGCTCATGCTATATACTGGAAAAAACTCCACCCTGAAATTCCTCTGCTAGAAGAGAACTATCCTGTGATTAAAGAAGGAAAATTTGTCAGTAAAATAATAGACGTCCTTAATGAATTTGGACCTGCAAGATCGATCTGGGATATTATAAATAATGCTCCCGAGAACATTAAAAGATTTTTCAAGGAACAAGCTATAGACATCAATAAAATTGTTGCTATGGAAGCCTCTGAAATAGAGAAATTATTGCCTGGCTTTTTTGCTGCAGATTTTACAAGTTATTTAGGTATGAATTCAAAAGCTTGTATGAATTCAAAAGCTTACATCTTTATTGACACTTACGAAGCTCTCTGGGATGGCCTGAGGAATAAAGGCGGTTTTCATGAAAAAGATGAATGGATAAGGGAAAACCTGATTCCAAACATGAAAGGAGTTTCATGGGTAATCTGTGGAAGAAATGAATTGTTATGGGTTCCCGAATGTGATGAAGACTGGAAAATGTATCTGGAACAACATCCAGTAGATGAACTTCCAGAGAGTTATTGTCAAGAATTTTTAGAAGATTGTGGTATTGAAAATAAGGACATTCAGAATGTAATTATCAAAGCCAGTGAAGGGGTTCCATACTACCTTAATCTGTCTGTTGATACCTATGAAAAGATTAGCAAGAAAAGACAGCCAGTCTCTGAGGACTTTGGAAAGACGCAGAAAGAGATATTCAACACATTCGTGAAATATCTGAATGATAACGAAATTCGAGCTCTCAAAGTGCTTTCAGTACCCAATTCCTGGGACAGAGCCCTTTTCGAAATATTAATGAGAAAGTTTGATTCAGGATATCCTGCTGGCGCATTTTCAGAACTGATTAAGTTTTCCTTTATCAAAAAAGATACTGATGGAAAATGCTCTGTTCACCAGTTGATGAGAAAAAGCCTTAAGGAATTCCATGATCCCACAGATCGAAAGAATATCCATAAGTATCTACTTGATTTTTACAGCAAAAAGCTAGAAAATATAGATATCAAAGAAATAACCCCAGAACACGAAAACGCCCTAACCGAAGCCTTCTATCATGCAAAAGAAGCACTTGAAGCAGAAGAATTATGTGAATGGTTTATTTCTGTATCAGGTCCCTTCGACAGAGCAGCGTTCTGGCAATTAACTACTCCAATATATGAAGAAATGCTTCAAATTCTCGAAACCGAACTCGAACCGGGACACAAATCTGTTTTAATAACCAGAAACAATCTCGCATCATCCTACTGTAATATGGGAAAATACGAAAAGGCACTATCACTTTATAATAGATCACTTGAAATTATGGAAAAAGTGCTGGGCCCACAGCACCCATTTGCTACAACAATACTAAACAATCTAGCAGTAGTTTATTCTAAGGTGGCAGAATACGAAAAAGCACGATTTCTTTATCAAATGGTACTTGAAATTAAGGAAAAATCGCTGGGCCCACAGCACCCAGATGTTGCAACAACACTAAACGATTTTGCAACACTTTACTCTAATATGAAAAAGTACGAAAAAGCACTACCACTTTATAAAAGGGCACTTGAAATTAGGGAAAAAACTTTGGGTACACAAAACTCAGATGTTGCAATAACCCTAAACAATCTTGCAACACTCTATCGTGAGATTGAAGATTGCGAAAAAGCTATGCATTTTTATCAAAGATCACTTGACATTAATGAAAAAGTGCTGGGTCCACAGCACCCAGATGTTGCAGCGACCCTAAACAATCTCGCAGGACTCTATCGTAATGTAGGAGAGTACGAAAAAGCGCTCTCACTTTATAATAGATCACTTGAAATTATGGAAAAAGTGCTGGGCCCACAGCACCCAAATGTTGCAGCGACCCTAAACGAGCTAGCAGTACTTTATTCTGAGATAGGAGAGTATGAAAAAGCGCTTTTATTTTATAAAAGAAGCTTAGAAATCAGTGAATTGGTGCTGGGTACACAGCATCCAGATGTTGCAATAATTCTATACAATCTAGCAGTAATCTATCATACGATGACAGAGTACAAAAAAGCACTACCACTTTATAAAAGAGCACTTGAAATTAGGGAAAATGTTTTGGGTACACAAAATTCAGATGTTGCAATAACCCTAAACGTTCTAGCAACACTCTATATTCAGATAGGAGAGCGCGAAAAAGCATTACCACTTTTACAAAAATCACTTGAAATTTATGAGGTTTTGGGTATACAAAACGTAGATGTTGCAATAATCCTACACCTCCTAGCAACACTCTATCGTAATGTGGGAGAGCACGAAAAAGCACTACCACTTTATCAAAAAGCACTTGAAATTTATGAGGTTTTAGGTATACAAAACTTAGATGTTGCAATAATTCTATACAATCTAGCAGTAATCTATCATAAGATGGCAGAGTACAAAAAAGCACTACCACTTTATAAAAGGGCACTTGAAATTAGGGAAAAAACTTTGGGTACACAAAACTCAGATGTTGCAATAACCCTAAACGATCTAGCAGCACTCTATTTTCAGAGAGGAGAAGACGAAAAAGCACTACCACTTTATCAAAAAGCACTTGAAATTTATGAGGTTTTGGGTATGCAAAACTTAGATGTTGCAGCAACCCTAAACAATCTCGCAGAACTCTATTATCAGAGAGGGGAGTACGAAAAAGAACTTCCCCTTTATCAAAAGGCACTTGAAATTTATGAGATTTTGGATATACAAAACCTAACCGTTTCAATGACTCTAAACAATCTAGCAGAATTCTATTATCAGAGAGGAGAGCACGAAAAAGCTTTACCTTTATTGGAACGTTCCCTTGAAATACTTGAGAACAAATTTGGTCCTGATTGCCCATATATTGAGATGATTGAAAATAAAATATTCAAGATTTTAATGACTAATGCCTCAACCAGTTAA
- a CDS encoding DUF1786 domain-containing protein, which produces MLILATDVGTGTQDILLFNSEKEVENSLLMVMPAPTQIIAKKVRKATKKGKTIVFTGNIMGGGPSTFAIKSHLKAGFPVYATEQAALTINDNIEKVKAFGIQIVSEAEAKKLASEENAQEIVMQDFNPVSTSAALSTFEVQMPTNFAVAVQDHGNAPEKSNRIYRFELLRELIDKGGKLENFVYKPEEIPEAFTRMKAQADSLLKAAGSRKTKAVFMDTGPAAIFGALTDPAAVQPAVVVNIGNGHTLGALVNENRITAVFEHHTFLMNPEKLQDYVIKLADGKLAFEDVFEDGGHGAYIKEAFGFEQVRSILVTGPKREILEKLSESEIRKEISNKLHFAAPFGSMMLSGCFGLLAGFLEKYPEPSINLINH; this is translated from the coding sequence ATGTTAATACTTGCAACGGATGTAGGAACAGGTACGCAGGATATTCTACTCTTCAATTCAGAAAAAGAAGTGGAAAATAGCCTGCTTATGGTCATGCCTGCTCCCACTCAAATAATTGCGAAAAAAGTACGGAAAGCAACCAAAAAGGGAAAGACAATAGTATTTACAGGAAACATAATGGGAGGAGGCCCTTCAACATTTGCTATCAAATCTCATCTAAAGGCAGGTTTTCCGGTGTACGCTACTGAACAGGCTGCTCTGACCATCAATGATAACATTGAAAAAGTGAAGGCTTTCGGGATTCAAATCGTCTCCGAAGCCGAAGCAAAAAAACTTGCATCCGAAGAGAATGCACAGGAAATTGTCATGCAGGATTTCAATCCGGTATCGACTTCGGCTGCGCTTTCGACGTTTGAAGTTCAGATGCCTACAAATTTTGCCGTGGCAGTACAGGATCATGGAAATGCCCCTGAGAAGAGCAACAGGATCTACCGCTTTGAACTCCTTCGAGAACTCATTGATAAGGGAGGAAAACTTGAGAACTTTGTGTACAAGCCCGAGGAAATTCCTGAGGCTTTTACCCGAATGAAAGCTCAGGCAGATTCTCTTCTCAAAGCCGCAGGAAGCCGGAAAACGAAAGCAGTTTTCATGGATACCGGGCCAGCAGCCATCTTTGGAGCGCTTACTGACCCTGCGGCTGTACAGCCGGCTGTTGTGGTTAATATTGGAAACGGGCATACTCTGGGAGCACTTGTGAATGAAAACAGGATCACGGCAGTTTTTGAGCATCACACTTTCCTCATGAACCCCGAAAAACTTCAGGATTACGTTATAAAGCTTGCCGACGGAAAGCTTGCTTTTGAAGATGTTTTCGAAGACGGAGGGCACGGTGCATACATAAAGGAAGCTTTTGGATTTGAGCAGGTTAGATCTATATTAGTTACGGGCCCAAAAAGAGAAATTCTTGAAAAGCTTTCTGAATCCGAAATCAGAAAGGAGATTTCAAATAAACTGCATTTTGCCGCACCTTTCGGGAGCATGATGCTTTCAGGCTGTTTCGGGCTACTTGCAGGATTTCTGGAAAAGTACCCTGAACCATCAATAAACCTTATAAACCACTAA
- a CDS encoding glycosyltransferase family 4 protein yields the protein MKKIRIGMFSWESLYSIRIGGISPHVSELSEALAAEGHEVHLFTRGHEDNDEIINGVHYHRVACDQNGGIVEQMDRMCDAMYYRFLDVRERAGEFDILHGHDWHPVNVLCRIKAQFGLPFVLTFHSTEWGRNGNSYGGWWEANEISHREWLGGYESSDVIVTSPILKEEIKQIYKIPDYKIWKIPNGINVGKIKRNIDPGDVKKHYGINPFLPVVLFTGRMAYQKGPDLLVEAAARVLKKRDARFVLIGDGGMRPHCEYQAQKLGIGNSCNFLGYAPDNTVIDWFNACDLVCVPSRNEPFGIVVLEAWDAKKPVVASDAVALVENFKTGVVAYKEPSSIAWGLNYVLEGLGHNRMGKKGHDVLKKKYNWKRIAEKTLEVYEKVIENGPYHKSM from the coding sequence ATGAAAAAGATTAGAATCGGAATGTTTTCCTGGGAAAGTTTGTACTCAATACGTATAGGAGGAATTTCTCCCCATGTATCCGAACTCTCCGAAGCTCTTGCAGCAGAGGGACATGAGGTCCATCTCTTTACGCGAGGTCATGAAGACAATGATGAAATAATCAACGGTGTCCATTATCACAGAGTTGCCTGTGATCAAAATGGGGGAATAGTGGAACAGATGGATCGGATGTGTGATGCTATGTACTACCGGTTCCTGGACGTAAGAGAAAGAGCAGGTGAGTTTGATATTCTGCACGGGCACGACTGGCATCCGGTAAATGTTCTCTGCAGGATAAAAGCTCAGTTTGGGCTACCCTTTGTGTTGACCTTCCACAGTACCGAATGGGGGCGTAACGGAAACAGTTACGGAGGCTGGTGGGAGGCAAATGAAATATCTCATAGAGAGTGGCTTGGAGGGTATGAATCCTCTGACGTGATTGTGACCTCGCCAATATTGAAGGAAGAAATTAAGCAAATTTACAAAATTCCCGATTATAAAATCTGGAAAATTCCTAACGGCATAAACGTGGGAAAGATAAAAAGAAATATTGACCCTGGAGACGTGAAAAAGCACTATGGTATTAACCCATTCCTTCCAGTTGTGCTTTTCACGGGAAGGATGGCATATCAGAAAGGTCCTGACCTGCTAGTCGAAGCTGCGGCAAGAGTCCTGAAAAAAAGGGATGCCCGATTTGTACTTATCGGAGATGGGGGAATGCGCCCTCATTGTGAATACCAGGCCCAGAAACTTGGCATCGGGAACTCGTGCAATTTCCTTGGGTATGCCCCGGATAACACTGTAATAGACTGGTTTAACGCCTGTGACCTTGTATGCGTGCCCAGCCGGAACGAGCCCTTCGGAATCGTTGTTCTTGAAGCCTGGGATGCAAAAAAACCGGTAGTTGCAAGCGATGCAGTCGCTCTTGTGGAGAACTTCAAGACAGGTGTTGTTGCTTATAAAGAGCCTTCTTCTATTGCCTGGGGACTCAACTACGTCCTTGAAGGGCTTGGCCACAACCGAATGGGGAAAAAAGGGCATGATGTTCTCAAAAAGAAATATAACTGGAAAAGAATAGCTGAAAAGACCCTTGAAGTATATGAAAAAGTGATTGAAAACGGGCCTTATCATAAAAGTATGTGA
- a CDS encoding amylo-alpha-1,6-glucosidase produces MSGIRLGADFLSTYDEGIKKEWIIGNGLGGFASSTVINARTRTYHGLLVAAPENYPGRYLMLSSLDEEISTNEETYKLATHKYPGTVSPEGFNYLSEFFQNPFPTWVYNPGGITVKKTVFMVRNSNTTCVLYDIKSRREEALLRIFPLVSSRDFNITTRAGYLSFTQEATPAGVEMASSNGFTFSLSSDLQYHPNPTWYYNLEYDAEKERGLNSEEDNFSPGYFESKIELGDFRFFVAVSTGDISSLTLKQVDKLLTREANRQNLLVLDSKLIDPFALKLIRATDTFVVRSHISDEDTVIAGYHWYSDWGRDTMISLTGLLLVPYRFEEARTILNYFARYCRRGLIPNTFPAFGGEPIYNTVDASLWFIHALSRYFAYTNDFLFLSDIWDTVVNIIDHYFTGTDFGIGMDSDYLIQQGPQLTWMDAKIGEWAVTPREGKACEINALWYNALKTASYLGTLLGEEVSPYENLATGVVSSFEKTFWNPETNCLFDLVYKDETGNEVKDPAIRPNQIFAVSLPYTILPPEKEKAIVDRVEKDLLTPFGLRTLSRDHSLYKGQYHGDALTRDTAYHNGTAWPWLLGAYVKAYRKVNNYSEDSLENMRNLLKGFDMQLETAGIGSISEVFDGDHPHSPGGCIAQAWSVAEILRAYVEDVLEIKP; encoded by the coding sequence ATGAGTGGGATAAGGCTTGGGGCAGATTTTCTTTCTACATATGATGAAGGAATAAAAAAGGAATGGATTATAGGAAATGGGCTTGGAGGATTTGCTTCTTCTACAGTCATTAACGCAAGAACAAGGACTTATCACGGACTGCTTGTAGCAGCTCCAGAAAACTATCCTGGAAGATATTTGATGCTTTCTTCCCTTGACGAGGAAATTTCTACCAACGAAGAAACTTATAAACTCGCAACCCATAAGTATCCAGGAACTGTTTCTCCTGAGGGCTTTAATTATCTTTCAGAATTCTTTCAAAACCCATTTCCTACCTGGGTTTACAACCCCGGTGGTATAACCGTAAAGAAAACAGTCTTCATGGTTCGCAACAGTAACACAACCTGTGTTCTCTATGATATAAAATCCAGAAGAGAGGAAGCTTTACTAAGAATTTTTCCTCTAGTAAGTTCAAGAGACTTTAATATCACTACCCGCGCCGGATACCTTTCCTTTACCCAGGAAGCTACTCCTGCTGGAGTAGAAATGGCAAGCTCTAATGGTTTTACTTTCTCGCTTTCATCCGACCTCCAGTATCATCCTAATCCCACATGGTACTATAACTTAGAGTATGATGCTGAGAAAGAACGGGGACTTAACTCTGAGGAAGATAACTTCAGTCCAGGTTATTTTGAAAGCAAGATCGAATTGGGAGATTTCCGTTTTTTTGTTGCTGTTTCAACAGGAGATATTTCTTCTCTTACTCTCAAACAAGTTGATAAACTCCTTACCAGAGAAGCAAATCGTCAGAACCTTCTTGTTCTTGATTCAAAACTTATTGATCCTTTTGCTCTAAAACTTATCAGGGCAACTGATACTTTTGTAGTGAGAAGCCATATTTCAGATGAGGATACGGTAATTGCAGGGTATCACTGGTATTCTGACTGGGGAAGGGATACCATGATTTCTCTGACTGGATTACTTTTAGTTCCTTATCGTTTCGAGGAAGCAAGAACCATTCTCAATTATTTTGCCAGGTACTGCCGAAGAGGTTTAATTCCTAACACTTTCCCGGCTTTCGGAGGAGAGCCAATTTACAATACAGTAGATGCTTCTCTCTGGTTTATTCATGCCCTTAGCCGCTATTTCGCATATACAAACGATTTCCTTTTCCTCTCGGATATCTGGGACACCGTAGTTAACATTATAGATCATTACTTTACAGGCACAGATTTTGGAATCGGCATGGATTCCGATTATCTCATCCAGCAGGGGCCCCAGCTAACCTGGATGGATGCAAAAATCGGGGAATGGGCAGTGACCCCAAGAGAGGGTAAAGCCTGTGAGATAAATGCTCTCTGGTATAACGCCCTGAAAACTGCTTCTTACCTTGGCACTCTTCTCGGTGAAGAAGTCTCTCCATACGAAAATCTCGCAACTGGTGTTGTCTCGAGTTTTGAGAAAACTTTCTGGAATCCGGAAACCAACTGTCTCTTTGACCTTGTATATAAGGATGAAACAGGAAACGAGGTTAAAGACCCTGCTATCCGACCTAATCAGATCTTTGCCGTATCTCTACCTTATACTATACTCCCCCCTGAGAAAGAAAAAGCGATTGTGGACAGAGTTGAAAAAGACCTTTTGACCCCCTTTGGGCTTAGAACTCTCTCGAGAGACCACTCCTTATATAAAGGGCAATATCATGGAGATGCCTTAACCAGAGATACAGCCTACCACAACGGAACCGCCTGGCCCTGGCTCCTTGGAGCTTATGTGAAAGCCTACAGGAAAGTCAATAATTATTCGGAAGATAGCCTTGAGAATATGCGGAATCTTCTCAAGGGCTTTGATATGCAGCTTGAAACAGCAGGTATCGGTTCCATTTCTGAAGTATTTGACGGCGACCATCCTCACTCTCCTGGAGGCTGCATCGCCCAGGCCTGGAGCGTTGCGGAAATTTTGAGGGCATATGTAGAGGATGTACTTGAGATTAAACCTTGA
- a CDS encoding MogA/MoaB family molybdenum cofactor biosynthesis protein: protein MKESTPEIHKKEAKKFFSFALITISTSRYEKYGNPASPEDADDISGKNMKDLLEAAGHKISFYRLVSDEKTSITDAVFAALDSPADIIITSGGTGLAPKDITIESVTPLFEKEISGFGELFRYKSIEDIGTSVILTRAVAGVIKGKAVFCLPGSPNAVKLAISEIIIPEAGHIVRHVRE, encoded by the coding sequence ATGAAAGAATCTACACCGGAAATTCACAAAAAAGAAGCAAAAAAATTCTTTTCTTTTGCCTTAATCACAATTTCGACCTCAAGATATGAAAAATACGGAAATCCCGCCTCACCTGAAGATGCCGATGACATTTCAGGCAAAAATATGAAGGATCTTCTCGAAGCGGCCGGCCATAAAATTTCTTTTTACAGGCTGGTTTCCGACGAAAAAACCTCAATTACAGATGCAGTTTTTGCTGCTCTTGACAGCCCCGCAGATATTATTATTACTAGCGGAGGCACAGGGCTTGCACCAAAAGACATTACAATTGAGTCTGTTACCCCTCTTTTTGAAAAAGAGATCTCAGGTTTCGGGGAACTTTTCAGGTATAAAAGCATTGAAGACATAGGAACGTCGGTAATCCTTACCAGGGCTGTAGCAGGCGTAATTAAAGGAAAAGCAGTGTTTTGCCTACCGGGGTCGCCTAATGCTGTGAAATTGGCAATTTCTGAGATTATAATTCCTGAAGCCGGGCATATTGTCAGGCATGTGAGGGAATAA
- a CDS encoding 50S ribosomal protein L16 yields the protein MVRKPGSMYRNVRQRSFTRRKYMGGVPGSQVIHYDMGDKSNTSFPIKLSLLVEEKCQIRHTALEAARITANRHLMEDAGKVGYYMKLRVYPHEVLRENKQATGAGADRVSSGMRRAFGKNVGTAARVNPFQKIFTVSVDKQNFVAAKKALWHAGQKLPTPCRIVIDEGAELVQ from the coding sequence ATGGTACGAAAGCCAGGAAGTATGTATAGAAACGTAAGACAGCGCTCATTTACCAGAAGAAAATACATGGGTGGTGTTCCAGGCAGCCAGGTTATTCACTATGACATGGGAGACAAGTCAAACACCTCCTTCCCGATTAAACTCTCACTGCTTGTAGAAGAAAAATGCCAGATAAGACACACGGCTCTTGAAGCAGCTCGTATTACAGCAAACAGGCACCTGATGGAAGATGCCGGAAAGGTGGGCTATTACATGAAGCTCCGTGTCTATCCCCACGAAGTCCTCAGGGAAAACAAACAGGCAACCGGCGCGGGTGCTGACCGTGTGTCCAGTGGAATGCGCAGGGCTTTTGGGAAGAATGTAGGTACTGCAGCAAGGGTAAACCCATTCCAGAAGATCTTCACAGTGTCTGTTGACAAGCAAAACTTTGTAGCCGCAAAGAAAGCTCTCTGGCATGCAGGACAGAAGCTGCCAACCCCCTGTAGAATCGTTATCGACGAAGGGGCAGAACTGGTACAGTAA